A single window of bacterium DNA harbors:
- a CDS encoding recombination protein O N-terminal domain-containing protein, giving the protein MAECITDAMVIDKEDSGEQDARVFLYTEALGSVVAKATSIRKITSKLATHLEPLNFVKVRLIERSTGGSTGYQIGDALLRHRSLGWRASPEALAVGLRLAHVFKESGFRGDSDPEMWRMLSEMFGNPPASPFTAYTSKMLGILGFDPRYAACSVCANERPTKFSFRALAFFCDTCAKQDHSSMLKCVNYV; this is encoded by the coding sequence ATGGCTGAATGTATTACCGATGCGATGGTGATTGACAAAGAAGACAGCGGCGAGCAGGATGCCCGCGTTTTTTTGTACACCGAGGCGCTGGGGAGTGTTGTCGCGAAAGCCACGAGCATCCGCAAAATCACTTCAAAGCTCGCCACGCACTTGGAGCCGCTGAATTTTGTGAAGGTGCGGCTTATTGAGCGAAGCACCGGCGGATCCACCGGTTATCAGATCGGTGACGCGCTACTGCGCCACCGTTCTCTCGGGTGGCGCGCGTCACCGGAGGCGCTTGCCGTCGGTTTGCGCCTCGCGCACGTGTTTAAAGAAAGTGGGTTTCGTGGCGATTCGGACCCAGAGATGTGGCGGATGCTTTCGGAAATGTTCGGTAATCCTCCCGCGTCGCCGTTTACCGCTTATACTTCAAAGATGCTCGGCATTTTGGGGTTTGACCCGCGATACGCGGCATGCAGTGTGTGCGCGAACGAACGCCCGACGAAATTTTCATTTCGGGCGCTGGCATTTTTCTGTGACACTTGCGCGAAGCAAGACCATTCGTCTATGCTGAAGTGCGTCAATTATGTCTAA